CTGATTACTCCTCTCCCAGCCTCCCATCCCACATGTATGTGTGATTTAACATTTTCCACAGGTGGAATATCAAGAGCTTGAGGCCATAGACAATATTTCCACAGTGATGCAATTTGTGCTCATAGGATTTTCTGATCTTCCCAACCTCCAAGGGTCTTTATTTACAGTGTTTTCTGTAGTTTATTTAATTATCCTGATGGGTAATTTCCTTATAATAGTAATAATCAGTATGGAGCAAGCATTACAGAAacctatgtatttttttctggcaaacttttcctctctggaaatctGTTACGTATCAGTTACTGTCCCAAGGATTCTCTTCAACATTGAAACACAGGACAGACACATTTCCTTGATGTCCTGTGCCACGCAAATGTGCTTCTTCCTTATTTTTGGAACTACTGAAAGTTTGCTTCTGGCTGTTATGTCTTATGACCGCTATATCGCCATCTGCCACCCTCTGCTCTATCCTATGGTCATGAATCCATCGAAATGCACACAACTGGCAGCAGGCTCCTGGCTTGGAGGTATCCCAATCCAGGTTGGACAAACCTGTCAGATATTCTCTATGCATTTTTGTAATTCTTACAAAATCAaccacttcttctgtgacatACCACCAATTCTCAAGCTGGCTTGTGGGGACACTTCAGTGCATGAACTGTCTGTCTATGTGGTTGTTATGGCGGTCGCTGCTTTCCCCTTTATTCTGGTGCTTACATCCTACAGCAAAATCATTGCCACCATCCTGAGGTTGCCAACAGCCAAAGGGCGGGCAAAAGCCTTCTCCACATGTTCTTCGCACctgctggtggtggtgttgttttaTGGATCTGCTACAGTTACCTATTTGAGACCAAAGTCCATGCATTCTCCTGGAACTGACAAACTGCTCTCTCTGTTCTACACTATTGTGACTCCCATGTTCAATCCACTGAtatacagcctgaggaacaaggagGTGATTTCAGCTCttaggaaattattttttaaagcatattaCTAATCAATTTTGTCCTTTTGTAGTGCAAAGTGAAATGCAGTTTTAGAGAAATACATTTATTCATGCTTGTTTTGAGAATGTAATCACTCCCCACATACGTATATTTTGCACTCAGGtattatgttttacattttttataaaaatatgtgaaaaatcaTCCATCTTCAGTGATCTATACCTATTAAAAcatttctcaataaaaattttaatgtgtttatctTCTCTCTATACAGATATATGCTGTGTTGAAGGTTATTGGTAATGCATTATAGGTAATGgaaaattatttactttgtattaACATAGTTGTAGATATTTATCTTTGTTCTGTACTTCTAGAACCATATTCATAAAAAATAAGTTATGATGGAATAATTCTTCTacatttgaatgaatgaatgcacaaaTATGTTAGTCTGTCATGAATTACAGTCCTAACAATATCTATGTGCTTTACAATATCCATACTATCGATAGCTATTTTGGTGTAATAATTTAACTGCAAATGAATGATGTAGGTTACATATTCTAATAACTGAAAGAGAAATTGACATACATACTGTCTTACTAGTAAATCCTCAGAAAACTGCACTAAATATAGAGTATTTCTACAGTTTGAATGTCTTATTCGtgtccatatttcttttttaataatacaTCAACACAATTCATTATCGTTTATATATTACCTACTTACACTATAAAACACACTCatgttttttagttatttttaaattatcacatatatatgcatatatatatagcattatatagactgaacaaatgacattcatacacacacacacacacacacacacacatacacacacacacacatatatatgcatttaaagaaaaagagaccaagggttaggaaaaataaatgagatatatGGGATTTGgaatgaggaaagggagaaatgataatttcaaaattaattataaaaatatgcaaGAACTTGAATGTGAAGGCATCTGTTTGTTATTTTTCAGAACTTCCATGATCATCTCAATCTTCACTGTTGCATTACTCAGTCCATACAGTCCTCAGACATTTAACAATTGCTTGTATTTCTAAAAGTTCTAAATTTTTATACTGACATTAGCAAGGGAATGAACACAAACGTAATAATAGATTCTAAAATTAGTAATTAACTGAGAGATTTTTCAGTTCAGATTAGAGTTGCTTCCATTTTTAGCATTAAGTACAATTATAAACCTAGGTACAACAGTAAAATTTATTACATTGCacaatcatttttctctttcagctaATCATTTGCATTCTGAATACTAGTGTGACCGATTCTGcttgtttatgtctttttatatctgaaagtgaatatgtatatacaaattgttatttattgttttattgtgtttcaaTAACTTGCCATGGGAAGTACAAGACAGGTAATTTGAAGGAAAAGTATAATGGTAAACATTAATGCTTATAGAAGAAAGTTTTTTGTTCTTAGATTATAAATAAAGGATGATATATTTATGAGTCTGATGTTACTCTATGCGTTCATATAacagaatttatattttcaagCAAAGTATTGGATAATTAGGTGCTCTTGTGATAATGAATGTAAGGGATGGGGTCCCAATACTGTGTTCTCTTTTCTCATTCAGATGCATTTTACTTGAAAACATGTATAACAAACCAGGAAGAAAAGGATGATAAATGCTTGATTAACAAAATCTCTGAACTGTGGGCCATATTTAGAAATGCTTTGTGAGAAACTCACCATTTCTGCTTTatgcttaaatattttaagattatcATCATTATAAAAGAGAGGGACCATCGACTATATCCAATTACTCTAatggtttgctttttaattatttatattttctttttttattaattttactttttttttacagtcaggTCATTGCCCCAATTCTGGTCCACCTTCCCACAATTCCTTATGCCATTGCTCCTCCTTCTATCTAAAAGAAGATATCCCTATCGCTCTACCCTGCCAGGTCTCCCAACTCCTTGGGGACTCAAGTGTCTCCAGGGTTGAatatatcttctcccactgagaccacaccaggcagtcctctgctgaacATGTGTCAGGGGTCTCAGACAAGCACTTGTGTGCTgcctggtggctcagtgtctgaaagatctcagtggtcctggttaattgagactgccaGTCTTTCAATGGGGTCACCTTCCTCTTCAGTTTATTCCAGACTTTCTCTAATTCAAAAACTGGGGTCCCCAaattcagtccaatgattggctgcgtctgtctctgtcagctccTTGTTGGAACTCTCAGATGACAGCCTTgataggctcctgtttgtaagcacaccatagcatcagtagtagtgtcagaccttggagcctccttttgagatggatcccaaggtggactggccactggacctcctttccctcaatctcttctccactcctcttatccctgcagttcttccaGACATGAACAATTCTGGGTAGGatttttttgactgtgggatggcaaccccatctttccacttgatgtcctgtctttctactggacgTGGAAACTACATGCTCTCTCTCCTCACAGCTGTGCATTATATATAAGGCCCCTCCCTTTGTGTACTGAGattctcacctcctaggtctctggtacattctagaggtcccaccacctcccacttcccatggttgcatatttctattcactcTGCTGGCCCTTACGGTGTCTCTCCTGTTCACCCACCGCCATATCTGATtatgtctcttttttccccctgcctTACCCTCTCCTATGAAAATCCCTCGCTCCCTTTTCCCCTGGCCTTACCCTCTCCTAccaagatccctccctccctctgcctccaggtatAATTTTCTTCTAAcacccaagtgggattgaagcatccttacttggaccATATTGCTTgtctaccttcttgaattcttgGATTGTATCCTAGATATTCTGCACCatttttgcctaatatctacttaatagtgagtacatactatacaTGTACTTACGGGTCTGGgtagcctcactcaggatattttctagttccatccatttgcttgcaaaccTCATGATggctcattcttaatagctgtatAATGATCTATTATGTAAATGGACTACATCCTCTGCATCCATTCTACTGTTgtgggacacctgggttctttccaatttctggctatctcagataaaactgctatgaacctAATGGAGCActgtgcccaagagtggtaaaGCTGGCTCTTAAGGTAGATCtacttcaaattttctgaggaatctccagattgatttccagagtgtaggtgtttgcaatcccaccagcaatggaggagtcttcctctttctacacactgttaccaacatgtgctgtcacctgaggttttgatcttggccattccgattggtgtgaggtagaatctcagggtcatttttgttttcatttccctgatgactaaggactt
The DNA window shown above is from Rattus rattus isolate New Zealand chromosome 5, Rrattus_CSIRO_v1, whole genome shotgun sequence and carries:
- the LOC116900370 gene encoding olfactory receptor 10AG1-like — encoded protein: MQFVLIGFSDLPNLQGSLFTVFSVVYLIILMGNFLIIVIISMEQALQKPMYFFLANFSSLEICYVSVTVPRILFNIETQDRHISLMSCATQMCFFLIFGTTESLLLAVMSYDRYIAICHPLLYPMVMNPSKCTQLAAGSWLGGIPIQVGQTCQIFSMHFCNSYKINHFFCDIPPILKLACGDTSVHELSVYVVVMAVAAFPFILVLTSYSKIIATILRLPTAKGRAKAFSTCSSHLLVVVLFYGSATVTYLRPKSMHSPGTDKLLSLFYTIVTPMFNPLIYSLRNKEVISALRKLFFKAYY